From Virgibacillus ihumii, the proteins below share one genomic window:
- the mntR gene encoding transcriptional regulator MntR: protein MPTPSMEDYIEQIYNLIESKGYARVSDIAEALEVHPSSVTKMVQKLDKDEYLNYEKYRGFILTAKGKKIGERLVFRHELLEDFLAIIGVDEDKIYEDVEGIEHHLSWTSIDRIGDLVQYFKENEERITELRKVQLNKEK, encoded by the coding sequence ATGCCAACACCAAGTATGGAAGATTATATTGAACAGATATACAATCTTATTGAGTCAAAAGGTTATGCACGCGTATCGGATATTGCTGAAGCACTGGAAGTCCATCCGTCATCAGTGACAAAAATGGTGCAAAAACTGGATAAAGATGAATATTTGAACTATGAGAAATACAGAGGATTCATTTTAACTGCAAAGGGCAAAAAAATTGGTGAACGTCTCGTATTCCGACATGAATTATTGGAAGATTTCCTTGCGATCATCGGAGTGGATGAAGATAAAATTTATGAAGATGTGGAAGGTATCGAACACCATCTGAGCTGGACTTCAATTGATCGGATAGGTGATCTGGTCCAGTATTTCAAAGAAAATGAGGAACGAATCACTGAATTGCGAAAAGTTCAACTGAATAAAGAAAAATGA